From the Oncorhynchus clarkii lewisi isolate Uvic-CL-2024 unplaced genomic scaffold, UVic_Ocla_1.0 unplaced_contig_7591_pilon_pilon, whole genome shotgun sequence genome, one window contains:
- the LOC139396897 gene encoding transmembrane protein 196-like: MPDRCNIWSLVVLSVLEMGLGASSIALGVFGIIRVRSVHKLQLGDASPIWSGICFLICGLCGMVCAKKRSGLIMILFSACCICGLISGILNFQFVRVVAKRPDALPSLYLAIMVLACLGIGVSILFTWLTCRLASSEQQRMYLERELSLHHSHEMSEKELAERSERAASIPQISFNGKSSPPLSLG, encoded by the exons ATGCCGGACAGATGTAACATCTGGAGTCTGGTGGTACTGTCGGTGTTGGAGATGGGACTCGGTGCGTCCAGCATCGCCCTCGGGGTGTTCGGCATCATCCGAGTCCGGTCGGTTCACAAGCTGCAGCTGGGGGATGCCTCTCCTATATGGAGCGGAATTTGT TTTCTCATCTGTGGACTATGTGGGATGGTGTGTGCAAAGAAGAGGTCAGGATTGATT ATGATCCTATTTTCAGCCTGCTGTATCTGTGGGTTGATCAGTGGGATCCTAAACTTCCAGTTTGTGCGTGTGGTGGCAAAGCGTCCTGATGCCCTGCCGTCCCTCTACCTGGCCATCATGGTGTTGGCCTGCCTGGGCATCGGAGTGTCCATCCTGTTTACCTGGCTCACCTGTCGTCTGGCCAGCAGTGAACAGCAGAGGATGTACCTGGAGAGAGAGCTGTCCCTGCACCATTCCCATGAGATGAGTGAAAAG GAGTTGGCTGAGAGATCTGAGAGAGCAGCCAGCATTCCCCAGATCTCCTTCAATGGAAAGTCCTCACCTCCATTGTCATTAGGCTGA
- the LOC139396898 gene encoding metastasis-associated in colon cancer protein 1-like isoform X2, with protein sequence MAAVRAKSFRRQGSLIRSKSEGTLIDLDDTGTLNINNLNGSSYIINQVTKHSEWPVLQPEVKHGSQTTNPFWNKLSISNPFLDDILHTNNDKTLSNADLSVQKDEPSTLFDTENFDASSTSSDETNFAHFADTKQKSIRQSGRWRSASDILDDQERKEPKRENGFKLSAGPFLNADFEWLKNDREAYKMAWLSHRQLTRSCLDLGLMSQSPGWAQTQATDSQIVCKIGHSGGSLQLPDSDITVHIPEGHVPAGEVQEVALKAILEPPHGLNNNYMTTVSPLLEVSLSNTSGKESITLEMKMVAEVKKDPISQVMTTFVGLVSNKREGPYQKVKDCYIYKNIMQMSLQDLKSNFYVIVAAEASVIQPPATSVWDYLDRQVTVAVYGPKYIHPSFKVVVVVSCHDNVPPRLPFSDIHRGNRNLPPLVLQLWEKHQFSPERLNDLHIATSVLASKFEVKAQDKRKEVKQGLLKLGKVIHLPLELAKMGNGEMDSFKLCLQVRDSNSVTVAEFQVSSPAAAPIHSEKRDPVRNNMCQSLSIPEESVPEFPKFWTRPVKVQCYGVALKSVLRQPRVEYLLEYFKGDTVALLSRETVRSVGQSKVKEWYIGFLRGRTGLVHCKNVKLITRDQVIDFNGTDFTTETLLDNMALPFKKLTYIYSDIQTLVTEHIPSWRGFADALGYSSLLLDTITRRHAETEAEKVACVLEKLKEDCHTENSKKKFQHKLMIGLLKMDSQALVAHLIQNTVILSTAVELGIRWRELAERLGKLSSAQIAAYEAPHRGKSGEVSVVSMWKPAYDFLYSWSQLYGEGYQDMIQDLHLALDKMKSPITRQWRQLTGALIAVNCLEILRVSAFPKP encoded by the exons TCCGTTTTTGGATGACATTTTACACACAAACAATGACAAAACACTAAGCAATGCTGATCTCTCAGTACAGAAAGATGAACCTTCGACTCTGTTTGACACTGAGAACTTTGACGCCAGTAGCACATCTTCGGACGAAACAAACTTCGCCCATTTTGCGGATACGAAGCAAAAGAGCATAAGACAATCAGGAAGATGGAGGAGTGCCTCGGATATTCTCGACGACCAGGAGAGAAAGGAACCGAAAAGGGAAAATGGCTTCAAATTGTCAGCAGGCCCATTTCTGAATGCAGAttttgagtggttgaaaaatgaccgGGAGGCGTACAAAATGGCCTGGTTGAGTCACAGGCAGCTAACGAGGTCATGTCTTGACCTAGGCCTGATGAGTCAGAGTCCTGGATGGGCCCAGACCCAAGCCACCGACTCTCAGATAGTCTGCAAGATAGGTCACAGCGGAGGGTCACTACAGTTACCAGACTCTGATATTACCGTCCATATCCCAGAGGGCCATGTTCCTGCTGGGGAGGTTCAGGAGGTTGCACTGAAAGCCATCCTGGAGCCCCCTCACGGGCTGAACAACAACTACATGACAACCGTGAGTCCGCTCCTGGAGGTGAGTCTCAGCAACACGAGCGGAAAGGAATCCATCACGCTGGAAATGAAAATGGTCGCGGAGGTCAAGAAGGATCCGATAAGTCAGGTCATGACCACATTTGTGGGACTAGTGTCCAACAAGAGAGAGGGACCTTATCAGAAAGTCAAGGACTGTTACATTTACAAGAACATCATGCAGATGAGTCTTCAAGACTTAAAGTCTAATTTCTATGTTATTGTAGCCGCAGAGGCCTCGGTTATCCAGCCCCCTGCTACATCCGTTTGGGATTACCTGGATCGTCAAGTCACCGTCGCCGTTTATGGCCCAAAGTATATCCATCCATCTTTCAAAGTGGTCGTGGTCGTCTCTTGCCACGATAACGTTCCACCGAGGCTTCCGTTCTCAGACATCCACAGGGGCAACAGAAACTTGCCCCCTCTGGTGCTACAGCTCTGGGAGAAGCACCAGTTTAGCCCAGAGAGACTGAATGACCTACACATTGCGACTTCCGTCTTAGCGTCAAAGTTCGAAGTCAAAGCCCAGGATAAAAGGAAAGAGGTGAAACAAGGGCTACTCAAACTGGGTAAAGTCATTCACCTGCCTCTTGAGCTGGCCAAGATGGGCAATGGGGAGATGGATTCCTTTAAACTATGCCTCCAGGTGAGGGATTCAAACAGCGTCACAGTAGCAGAGTTCCAGGTGTCTTCCCCTGCAGCGGCACCTATTCACTCTGAAAAGCGAGATCCCGTGCGAAACAACATGTGTCAATCGCTATCTATACCGGAGGAATCCGTCCCAGAGTTCCCCAAATTCTGGACCAGACCTGTGAAGGTGCAGTGTTACGGGGTGGCACTGAAGTCAGTGCTCCGGCAACCGCGAGTGGAGTACCTCCTGGAGTACTTCAAGGGTGACACCGTGgctctcctctccagagagacCGTGAGGTCGGTGGGCCAGTCCAAAGTCAAGGAGTGGTACATCGGCTTCCTCCGAGGCAGGACCGGCCTGGTCCATTGCAAGAACGTCAAGCTCATCACCCGAGACCAAGTGATCGACTTCAACGGCACTGACTTCACCACCGAGACCCTCTTGGACAACATGGCACTGCCGTTCAAGAAGCTCACCTACATCTACTCAGACATCCAGACACTGGTGACTGAACACATCCCCAGCTGGAGGGGCTTCGCTGATGCCCTGGGCTACTCGAGCCTGTTGCTGGACACAATCACACGGAGACATGCTGAAACAGAAGCCGAGAAGGTGGCCTGCGTGCTGGAGAAACTGAAGGAGGACTGCCACACTGAGAACAGCAAGAAGAAGTTCCAGCACAAGCTCATGATC GGTCTGTTGAAGATGGACTCTCAGGCTCTAGTGGCTCATCTGATCCAGAACACGGTCATCCTGTCCACAGCGGTGGAGCTGGGTATCAGGTGGAGGGAGCTCGCTGAGAGGCTGGGGAAACTCTCCAGTGCTCAGATCGCTGCTTACGAGGCACCACACCGGGGGAAGAGTGGAGAAGTTAGCGTCGTG TCTATGTGGAAACCTGCCTATGACTTCCTGTACTCATGGAGCCAGCTGTACGGGGAGGGCTACCAGGACATGATCCAGGACCTCCACCTGGCCCTAGACAAGATGAAGAGCCCAATCACCAGACAGTGGAGGCAGCTGACCGGGGCGCTAATCGCAGTCAACTGTCTGGAGATCCTCAGGGTCTCagccttccccaaaccatag
- the LOC139396898 gene encoding metastasis-associated in colon cancer protein 1-like isoform X1, producing MVNVKMAAVRAKSFRRQGSLIRSKSEGTLIDLDDTGTLNINNLNGSSYIINQVTKHSEWPVLQPEVKHGSQTTNPFWNKLSISNPFLDDILHTNNDKTLSNADLSVQKDEPSTLFDTENFDASSTSSDETNFAHFADTKQKSIRQSGRWRSASDILDDQERKEPKRENGFKLSAGPFLNADFEWLKNDREAYKMAWLSHRQLTRSCLDLGLMSQSPGWAQTQATDSQIVCKIGHSGGSLQLPDSDITVHIPEGHVPAGEVQEVALKAILEPPHGLNNNYMTTVSPLLEVSLSNTSGKESITLEMKMVAEVKKDPISQVMTTFVGLVSNKREGPYQKVKDCYIYKNIMQMSLQDLKSNFYVIVAAEASVIQPPATSVWDYLDRQVTVAVYGPKYIHPSFKVVVVVSCHDNVPPRLPFSDIHRGNRNLPPLVLQLWEKHQFSPERLNDLHIATSVLASKFEVKAQDKRKEVKQGLLKLGKVIHLPLELAKMGNGEMDSFKLCLQVRDSNSVTVAEFQVSSPAAAPIHSEKRDPVRNNMCQSLSIPEESVPEFPKFWTRPVKVQCYGVALKSVLRQPRVEYLLEYFKGDTVALLSRETVRSVGQSKVKEWYIGFLRGRTGLVHCKNVKLITRDQVIDFNGTDFTTETLLDNMALPFKKLTYIYSDIQTLVTEHIPSWRGFADALGYSSLLLDTITRRHAETEAEKVACVLEKLKEDCHTENSKKKFQHKLMIGLLKMDSQALVAHLIQNTVILSTAVELGIRWRELAERLGKLSSAQIAAYEAPHRGKSGEVSVVSMWKPAYDFLYSWSQLYGEGYQDMIQDLHLALDKMKSPITRQWRQLTGALIAVNCLEILRVSAFPKP from the exons TCCGTTTTTGGATGACATTTTACACACAAACAATGACAAAACACTAAGCAATGCTGATCTCTCAGTACAGAAAGATGAACCTTCGACTCTGTTTGACACTGAGAACTTTGACGCCAGTAGCACATCTTCGGACGAAACAAACTTCGCCCATTTTGCGGATACGAAGCAAAAGAGCATAAGACAATCAGGAAGATGGAGGAGTGCCTCGGATATTCTCGACGACCAGGAGAGAAAGGAACCGAAAAGGGAAAATGGCTTCAAATTGTCAGCAGGCCCATTTCTGAATGCAGAttttgagtggttgaaaaatgaccgGGAGGCGTACAAAATGGCCTGGTTGAGTCACAGGCAGCTAACGAGGTCATGTCTTGACCTAGGCCTGATGAGTCAGAGTCCTGGATGGGCCCAGACCCAAGCCACCGACTCTCAGATAGTCTGCAAGATAGGTCACAGCGGAGGGTCACTACAGTTACCAGACTCTGATATTACCGTCCATATCCCAGAGGGCCATGTTCCTGCTGGGGAGGTTCAGGAGGTTGCACTGAAAGCCATCCTGGAGCCCCCTCACGGGCTGAACAACAACTACATGACAACCGTGAGTCCGCTCCTGGAGGTGAGTCTCAGCAACACGAGCGGAAAGGAATCCATCACGCTGGAAATGAAAATGGTCGCGGAGGTCAAGAAGGATCCGATAAGTCAGGTCATGACCACATTTGTGGGACTAGTGTCCAACAAGAGAGAGGGACCTTATCAGAAAGTCAAGGACTGTTACATTTACAAGAACATCATGCAGATGAGTCTTCAAGACTTAAAGTCTAATTTCTATGTTATTGTAGCCGCAGAGGCCTCGGTTATCCAGCCCCCTGCTACATCCGTTTGGGATTACCTGGATCGTCAAGTCACCGTCGCCGTTTATGGCCCAAAGTATATCCATCCATCTTTCAAAGTGGTCGTGGTCGTCTCTTGCCACGATAACGTTCCACCGAGGCTTCCGTTCTCAGACATCCACAGGGGCAACAGAAACTTGCCCCCTCTGGTGCTACAGCTCTGGGAGAAGCACCAGTTTAGCCCAGAGAGACTGAATGACCTACACATTGCGACTTCCGTCTTAGCGTCAAAGTTCGAAGTCAAAGCCCAGGATAAAAGGAAAGAGGTGAAACAAGGGCTACTCAAACTGGGTAAAGTCATTCACCTGCCTCTTGAGCTGGCCAAGATGGGCAATGGGGAGATGGATTCCTTTAAACTATGCCTCCAGGTGAGGGATTCAAACAGCGTCACAGTAGCAGAGTTCCAGGTGTCTTCCCCTGCAGCGGCACCTATTCACTCTGAAAAGCGAGATCCCGTGCGAAACAACATGTGTCAATCGCTATCTATACCGGAGGAATCCGTCCCAGAGTTCCCCAAATTCTGGACCAGACCTGTGAAGGTGCAGTGTTACGGGGTGGCACTGAAGTCAGTGCTCCGGCAACCGCGAGTGGAGTACCTCCTGGAGTACTTCAAGGGTGACACCGTGgctctcctctccagagagacCGTGAGGTCGGTGGGCCAGTCCAAAGTCAAGGAGTGGTACATCGGCTTCCTCCGAGGCAGGACCGGCCTGGTCCATTGCAAGAACGTCAAGCTCATCACCCGAGACCAAGTGATCGACTTCAACGGCACTGACTTCACCACCGAGACCCTCTTGGACAACATGGCACTGCCGTTCAAGAAGCTCACCTACATCTACTCAGACATCCAGACACTGGTGACTGAACACATCCCCAGCTGGAGGGGCTTCGCTGATGCCCTGGGCTACTCGAGCCTGTTGCTGGACACAATCACACGGAGACATGCTGAAACAGAAGCCGAGAAGGTGGCCTGCGTGCTGGAGAAACTGAAGGAGGACTGCCACACTGAGAACAGCAAGAAGAAGTTCCAGCACAAGCTCATGATC GGTCTGTTGAAGATGGACTCTCAGGCTCTAGTGGCTCATCTGATCCAGAACACGGTCATCCTGTCCACAGCGGTGGAGCTGGGTATCAGGTGGAGGGAGCTCGCTGAGAGGCTGGGGAAACTCTCCAGTGCTCAGATCGCTGCTTACGAGGCACCACACCGGGGGAAGAGTGGAGAAGTTAGCGTCGTG TCTATGTGGAAACCTGCCTATGACTTCCTGTACTCATGGAGCCAGCTGTACGGGGAGGGCTACCAGGACATGATCCAGGACCTCCACCTGGCCCTAGACAAGATGAAGAGCCCAATCACCAGACAGTGGAGGCAGCTGACCGGGGCGCTAATCGCAGTCAACTGTCTGGAGATCCTCAGGGTCTCagccttccccaaaccatag
- the LOC139396896 gene encoding twist-related protein 2-like, whose product MSEEMTGEESSSPGSPLDSLGNSEGELDRQPKRCGRKRTSSRKNGEDSDSPTPGKRGKKSSSSSPHSFEDLQTQRVMANVRERQRTQSLNEAFSSLRKIIPTLPSDKLSKIQTLKLAARYIDFLYQVLQSDELDSKMASCSYVAHERLSYAFSVWRMEGAWSMSASH is encoded by the coding sequence ATGTCTGAGGAAATGACCGGGGAAGAGTCGAGCTCCCCAGGCTCTCCACTAGACAGTCTCGGCAACAGTGAGGGGGAACTGGATAGGCAACCGAAGAGATGTGGGAGGAAAAGGACATCAAGCAGGAAAAACGGGGAGGATTCAGATAGCCCTACCCCTGGGAAAAGAGGGAAAAAGTCAAGCAGCAGCAGTCCACATTCTTTCGAAGACCTACAGACGCAACGAGTCATGGCGAACGTGCGCGAGCGGCAGAGGACGCAGTCACTCAACGAAGCTTTCTCGTCTTTGCGGAAAATCATCCCCACTTTGCCTTCAGACAAACTGAGCAAAATACAAACCTTAAAACTTGCTGCCAGGTACATCGATTTCCTGTACCAAGTTCTGCAGAGCGATGAATTGGACTCCAAAATGGCAAGTTGTAGTTATGTGGCTCATGAGAGATTAAGCTATGCGTTTTCTGTATGGAGGATGGAGGGCGCTTGGTCCATGTCAGCATCTCACTAG